From Bacteroidales bacterium, one genomic window encodes:
- a CDS encoding class I SAM-dependent methyltransferase has translation MKITHKRPALFEKTDNDIWTDPYIRQQMLKEHLNPLSDAASRRKESMIKITDFISVNTKQQTRLLDLGCGPGLYTSFFQDKGYFVTGIDLNKVSIEYARKQHKDIQYIEGDYIKNYPDGKFDAVIMIYCDLGTHSDTHRDKLLRNIYESLEEEGVFIFDVFTEALTNDQEEGRNWHYQPDGGFWHANEYLLLSETFHYPESRAFAYQYHLLIKGEQEHFIVWDRYYTQEEITGILKETGFSEVTIHHHILTDNNFTSNSEMFVVAKK, from the coding sequence ATGAAAATCACTCATAAAAGACCTGCACTATTTGAAAAAACGGACAATGATATATGGACCGATCCATACATCCGGCAACAAATGTTGAAAGAACATTTGAATCCGTTATCAGACGCAGCAAGCAGAAGGAAAGAATCGATGATAAAAATTACGGATTTCATATCTGTAAATACAAAACAACAGACACGCTTGCTGGATCTGGGATGTGGTCCGGGGTTATATACTTCTTTCTTCCAGGACAAAGGTTATTTCGTTACAGGAATAGATCTCAATAAGGTTTCTATCGAATATGCCAGAAAACAACATAAAGACATTCAATACATTGAAGGTGATTATATCAAAAATTATCCTGATGGAAAATTCGATGCGGTGATCATGATTTATTGCGATCTGGGCACTCATTCGGATACCCATCGCGACAAATTATTGCGGAATATATATGAATCCCTTGAAGAAGAAGGTGTATTCATATTTGACGTATTCACAGAAGCCCTGACCAATGATCAGGAAGAGGGCAGAAATTGGCATTACCAACCTGACGGAGGTTTCTGGCATGCAAATGAATACCTGCTTTTAAGCGAAACATTTCATTATCCGGAAAGCAGGGCTTTTGCCTATCAATACCATCTGCTGATCAAAGGTGAACAGGAACATTTTATTGTGTGGGACCGGTATTATACGCAAGAAGAAATAACCGGGATTCTGAAAGAAACCGGATTTTCAGAAGTCACTATCCATCATCATATATTAACTGATAACAATTTTACTTCCAATAGTGAGATGTTTGTCGTAGCAAAAAAATAA
- a CDS encoding DUF1573 domain-containing protein yields the protein MKNIFTTLLVLLMAGHIVNGQAKIEFEKTTHDFGKINEKGDKASHDFIFKNTGTTPLLVQNVRTNCGCTASDWTKEPVNPGKSGFVRITYDIEGRPGKIDKSAYVITNAKPAQITLRLLGEVIPIERKPPETFRYPAGPLKLSDMHVALNKMYAWETKTAETFVLNPGSTPVKISFERLPAYIQASATPSTVKGGEKAKISITYSSPKKKDWGFISEQISMILNDDPSKEYKLTVTANVEEDFSQWKPAEIMNAPTLSLDTKIIEAGKIARNSQSEHTIKITNQGKSKLFIRKISSNSPQVKIQSPSEINSGKSADITVTYNATDKAGTVNDVITLICNDPGNSVSTIRLRASIE from the coding sequence ATGAAAAATATATTCACGACCCTGCTTGTATTACTTATGGCAGGCCATATAGTTAATGGACAGGCAAAAATCGAGTTTGAAAAAACCACCCATGATTTTGGAAAAATAAATGAAAAGGGGGATAAAGCATCCCATGATTTTATTTTTAAAAATACCGGAACAACACCATTATTGGTGCAAAATGTCAGGACTAATTGCGGATGTACTGCATCTGACTGGACAAAAGAGCCGGTAAACCCAGGCAAATCCGGTTTTGTGCGCATCACCTACGATATCGAAGGACGCCCGGGTAAGATAGATAAGTCCGCTTATGTTATCACCAATGCCAAACCGGCGCAAATAACACTCCGTTTACTCGGCGAAGTCATACCGATAGAACGCAAGCCGCCCGAAACCTTTCGATATCCTGCAGGGCCACTCAAACTCAGCGATATGCATGTAGCATTGAACAAGATGTATGCGTGGGAAACAAAAACAGCAGAAACTTTCGTTTTGAATCCCGGCTCAACACCGGTAAAAATCTCATTTGAACGTCTTCCTGCGTATATTCAGGCAAGTGCAACTCCTTCAACAGTAAAAGGGGGAGAAAAAGCTAAGATCAGTATCACTTACAGTTCTCCTAAAAAGAAGGATTGGGGATTTATCTCGGAACAAATCAGCATGATACTGAATGACGATCCATCCAAAGAATACAAATTGACGGTAACGGCAAACGTAGAAGAAGATTTTTCCCAATGGAAACCCGCTGAAATAATGAATGCCCCTACCCTTTCACTCGATACAAAAATTATTGAGGCAGGAAAAATCGCCAGAAACAGTCAATCGGAACATACGATCAAAATTACCAATCAGGGAAAGAGTAAATTATTCATCAGGAAAATATCATCCAACAGTCCTCAGGTAAAAATCCAAAGTCCATCAGAAATCAATTCCGGAAAATCCGCAGATATCACCGTCACTTACAATGCAACAGATAAAGCCGGTACTGTGAACGATGTGATCACGCTTATCTGCAATGATCCCGGCAATTCTGTTTCCACCATCAGGCTCAGGGCATCCATAGAATAA
- a CDS encoding DoxX family protein, with translation MIRNLLIIARLLLGAVFIFSGFVKGVDPMGSTYKFIDYFTAFGMPALSPLAFPLAVLLNAAEFTIGIALVLGARMKEASWSVLLFMVFFTILTFILALTNPVSDCGCFGDALKLTNWETFYKNIILMALAVVIFLNRNKYTPAYSAAAEWIWLAGSVVFIFGITVYSYRHLPILDFRPYKIGTDINQGMIIPEGMPTDKFRTILYYEKEGVVKEFTEENYPWDDSTWVWKDSKTELIEKGYEPPIHDFNIITPEGVDITDNILYHEGYTMLVVAHRLEKANKAALVKANELARYFHEKGYGFYCLTSSLVDEIETLREDWQLDFEFCHTDDITLKTIIRSNPGFVLLKEGTIIDKWHYNDMPEIKSLPDNLMSHSIRKLVDGNETNRVYILLFALVLYAFAFHQFRRYKE, from the coding sequence ATGATCAGGAATCTGTTAATCATTGCACGCCTTCTCCTTGGTGCAGTATTTATCTTTTCAGGATTCGTCAAAGGGGTGGACCCCATGGGGTCCACCTATAAATTTATCGATTATTTTACGGCATTCGGCATGCCTGCCCTTTCGCCGCTTGCCTTTCCTCTGGCTGTATTGCTTAATGCGGCCGAGTTTACAATAGGTATAGCACTGGTACTTGGCGCAAGAATGAAAGAAGCTTCCTGGTCGGTATTACTTTTTATGGTTTTCTTCACCATTCTCACTTTTATCCTTGCATTGACAAATCCCGTTTCAGATTGCGGATGTTTCGGTGATGCGCTGAAATTAACCAACTGGGAAACTTTTTATAAGAACATCATATTAATGGCATTGGCTGTTGTTATATTCCTGAACAGGAACAAATATACTCCGGCATACTCCGCTGCGGCCGAATGGATATGGCTGGCAGGAAGTGTCGTATTCATCTTCGGAATCACCGTATACTCATATCGCCACCTGCCTATCCTGGATTTCCGTCCTTACAAAATCGGAACGGATATCAATCAGGGAATGATTATTCCCGAAGGAATGCCCACCGATAAATTCCGCACCATCTTATATTATGAAAAAGAGGGTGTCGTGAAAGAATTTACTGAAGAAAATTATCCCTGGGACGATAGTACATGGGTATGGAAAGATTCGAAAACAGAGTTGATTGAAAAAGGATATGAACCACCCATTCACGACTTCAATATCATAACACCCGAAGGTGTCGACATCACAGATAATATATTGTATCATGAAGGGTATACGATGCTGGTAGTAGCACACCGTTTGGAAAAAGCCAATAAGGCCGCATTGGTCAAAGCCAATGAACTTGCACGTTACTTCCATGAAAAAGGATATGGGTTTTATTGCCTTACATCCTCACTTGTGGACGAGATAGAAACGCTCAGGGAAGATTGGCAGTTAGATTTCGAATTTTGCCATACAGACGATATTACCCTTAAAACCATCATCAGGTCAAATCCGGGATTTGTTTTACTCAAAGAAGGTACCATTATCGATAAGTGGCATTACAATGATATGCCGGAAATAAAATCACTGCCCGACAACCTGATGAGTCATTCCATCCGGAAACTTGTTGATGGAAATGAAACCAACAGGGTATATATACTCTTGTTCGCGTTGGTGCTTTATGCCTTTGCTTTTCACCAGTTCAGGAGATATAAAGAATAA